Proteins encoded in a region of the Natator depressus isolate rNatDep1 chromosome 25, rNatDep2.hap1, whole genome shotgun sequence genome:
- the CREB3L3 gene encoding cyclic AMP-responsive element-binding protein 3-like protein 3 isoform X1, producing the protein MASSCQMGSINGLELLDLLFDRQDGILRNVEFGGRSAGWPGPEQSQLPGAQENEDFLSSILGSGDSCSDSPTWSPAASDSGISEDPNSDQLDSPQHYVPTGSPEGYSDAGPGEPAYPYRESSRAQPAPSLPGADVRDAEVSIDLDMWNPGFFLEKSHDLPAPAQIAASCTLTVKDLLLSSSCEMQQQLMTPALLRQGPGHCQELALTEDEKKLLAKEGVTLPTQLPLTKYEERVLKKIRRKIRNKQSAQESRKKKKEYIDGLESRMSACTAQNQELQRKLLHLEKQNSSLLEQLRKLQTLVVQSTNKAAQTGTCIAVLLLSFALIVFPSISPFAPSKAEPEGDFGPVRVFSRSLHNDASSRVVYALMKDGAESPKEPEKPVWTEYAGEAQSEPQGVLRKFLSSHVPARPRAEAPPANGTGALPQDGHSDLEALNHDGPIAASLAWTEPSQPSQVWLEPAEEL; encoded by the exons ATGGCCTCCAGCTGCCAGATGGGCAGCATCAACGGCCTGGAGCTGCTGGACCTGCTCTTTGACCGCCAGGACGGGATCCTCCGGAACGTGGAGTTCGGGGGCCGCTCGGccggctggcctgggccagagcagagc CAGCTGCCCGGTGCCCAGGAGAACGAGGATTTCCTCAGCTCCATCCTGGGCTCGGGGGACTCCTGCTCCGACTCCCCGACCTGGTCCCCTGCAGCCAGTGACAGCGGCATCTCCGAGGACCCGAACTCAGACCAGCTCGACAGCCCCCAGCACTACGTGCCCACAGGCAGCCCGGAGGGCTACTCGGATGCGGGGCCCGGAGAGCCGGCGTACCCCTACCGGGAGTCCTCCCGGGCCCAGCCTGCTCCCAGCCTGCCTGGGGCTGACGTGCGGGACGCTGAAGTCTCCATAGACCTTG ACATGTGGAATCCTGGGTTTTTCTTGGAGAAGAGTCACGACCTGCCTGCTCCCGCTCAGATCGCAGCTTCCTGCACCCTGACGGTGAAGGACCTGCTGCTGTCCAGCAGCTGTGAGATG cagcagcagctgatgaCCCCAGCGCTGCTGAGACAAGGTCCCGGGCACTGCCAGGAGCTGGCGCTGACGGAGGACGAGAAGAAGCTGCTGGCCAAGGAGGGGGTCACGCTGCCCACCCAGCTGCCCCTCACCAAG TATGAGGAGCGGGTGCTGAAGAAGATCCGGAGGAAGATCCGCAATAAGCAGTCGGCTCAGGAAAGCCggaagaagaagaaggagtaTATCGATGGGCTGGAAAGCCG GATGTCGGCCTGCACGGCGCAGAACCAGGAACTGCAAAGGAAGTTGCTGCACCTGGAGAAGCAGAACTC GTCCCTTCTGGAGCAGCTGAGGAAACTCCAGACCCTCGTGGTGCAGTCGACTAACAAAGCCGCCCAGACGGGGACCTGCATCGCG gtgctgctgctctccttcgCCCTGATCGTCTTCCCCTCCATCAGCCCCTTCGCCCCCAGTAAAGCGGAGCCGGAAGGTGACTTTGGGCCGGTGAGAG TGTTTTCCAGGTCTCTCCATAACGATGCCTCCTCCCGGGTGGTCTACGCACTGATGAAGGATGGCGCCGAGAGCCCCAAGGAGCCGGAGAAGCCCGTGTGGACGGAGTACGCCGGCGAGGCCCAGAGCGAGCCCCAGGGAGTCCTCCGCAAATTCCTCAGCAGCCACGTGCCCGCCAGGCCCCGGGCAGAGGCTCCGCCAGCCAACGGGACGGGGGCCCTGCCGCAGGACGGACACTCAGACTTGGAGGCGCTCAATCACGATGGCCCCATCGCGGCCTCGCTGGCCTGGACAgagcccagccagcccagccAGGTGTGGCTGGAGCCAGCTGAGGAGCTGTGA
- the CREB3L3 gene encoding cyclic AMP-responsive element-binding protein 3-like protein 3 isoform X3 — translation MASSCQMGSINGLELLDLLFDRQDGILRNVEFGGRSAGWPGPEQSQLPGAQENEDFLSSILGSGDSCSDSPTWSPAASDSGISEDPNSDQLDSPQHYVPTGSPEGYSDAGPGEPAYPYRESSRAQPAPSLPGADVRDAEVSIDLDMWNPGFFLEKSHDLPAPAQIAASCTLTVKDLLLSSSCEMQQLMTPALLRQGPGHCQELALTEDEKKLLAKEGVTLPTQLPLTKYEERVLKKIRRKIRNKQSAQESRKKKKEYIDGLESRMSACTAQNQELQRKLLHLEKQNSSLLEQLRKLQTLVVQSTNKAAQTGTCIAVLLLSFALIVFPSISPFAPSKAEPEGDFGPVRVFSRSLHNDASSRVVYALMKDGAESPKEPEKPVWTEYAGEAQSEPQGVLRKFLSSHVPARPRAEAPPANGTGALPQDGHSDLEALNHDGPIAASLAWTEPSQPSQVWLEPAEEL, via the exons ATGGCCTCCAGCTGCCAGATGGGCAGCATCAACGGCCTGGAGCTGCTGGACCTGCTCTTTGACCGCCAGGACGGGATCCTCCGGAACGTGGAGTTCGGGGGCCGCTCGGccggctggcctgggccagagcagagc CAGCTGCCCGGTGCCCAGGAGAACGAGGATTTCCTCAGCTCCATCCTGGGCTCGGGGGACTCCTGCTCCGACTCCCCGACCTGGTCCCCTGCAGCCAGTGACAGCGGCATCTCCGAGGACCCGAACTCAGACCAGCTCGACAGCCCCCAGCACTACGTGCCCACAGGCAGCCCGGAGGGCTACTCGGATGCGGGGCCCGGAGAGCCGGCGTACCCCTACCGGGAGTCCTCCCGGGCCCAGCCTGCTCCCAGCCTGCCTGGGGCTGACGTGCGGGACGCTGAAGTCTCCATAGACCTTG ACATGTGGAATCCTGGGTTTTTCTTGGAGAAGAGTCACGACCTGCCTGCTCCCGCTCAGATCGCAGCTTCCTGCACCCTGACGGTGAAGGACCTGCTGCTGTCCAGCAGCTGTGAGATG cagcagctgatgaCCCCAGCGCTGCTGAGACAAGGTCCCGGGCACTGCCAGGAGCTGGCGCTGACGGAGGACGAGAAGAAGCTGCTGGCCAAGGAGGGGGTCACGCTGCCCACCCAGCTGCCCCTCACCAAG TATGAGGAGCGGGTGCTGAAGAAGATCCGGAGGAAGATCCGCAATAAGCAGTCGGCTCAGGAAAGCCggaagaagaagaaggagtaTATCGATGGGCTGGAAAGCCG GATGTCGGCCTGCACGGCGCAGAACCAGGAACTGCAAAGGAAGTTGCTGCACCTGGAGAAGCAGAACTC GTCCCTTCTGGAGCAGCTGAGGAAACTCCAGACCCTCGTGGTGCAGTCGACTAACAAAGCCGCCCAGACGGGGACCTGCATCGCG gtgctgctgctctccttcgCCCTGATCGTCTTCCCCTCCATCAGCCCCTTCGCCCCCAGTAAAGCGGAGCCGGAAGGTGACTTTGGGCCGGTGAGAG TGTTTTCCAGGTCTCTCCATAACGATGCCTCCTCCCGGGTGGTCTACGCACTGATGAAGGATGGCGCCGAGAGCCCCAAGGAGCCGGAGAAGCCCGTGTGGACGGAGTACGCCGGCGAGGCCCAGAGCGAGCCCCAGGGAGTCCTCCGCAAATTCCTCAGCAGCCACGTGCCCGCCAGGCCCCGGGCAGAGGCTCCGCCAGCCAACGGGACGGGGGCCCTGCCGCAGGACGGACACTCAGACTTGGAGGCGCTCAATCACGATGGCCCCATCGCGGCCTCGCTGGCCTGGACAgagcccagccagcccagccAGGTGTGGCTGGAGCCAGCTGAGGAGCTGTGA
- the CREB3L3 gene encoding cyclic AMP-responsive element-binding protein 3-like protein 3 isoform X2, translated as MASSCQMGSINGLELLDLLFDRQDGILRNVEFGGRSAGWPGPEQSLPGAQENEDFLSSILGSGDSCSDSPTWSPAASDSGISEDPNSDQLDSPQHYVPTGSPEGYSDAGPGEPAYPYRESSRAQPAPSLPGADVRDAEVSIDLDMWNPGFFLEKSHDLPAPAQIAASCTLTVKDLLLSSSCEMQQQLMTPALLRQGPGHCQELALTEDEKKLLAKEGVTLPTQLPLTKYEERVLKKIRRKIRNKQSAQESRKKKKEYIDGLESRMSACTAQNQELQRKLLHLEKQNSSLLEQLRKLQTLVVQSTNKAAQTGTCIAVLLLSFALIVFPSISPFAPSKAEPEGDFGPVRVFSRSLHNDASSRVVYALMKDGAESPKEPEKPVWTEYAGEAQSEPQGVLRKFLSSHVPARPRAEAPPANGTGALPQDGHSDLEALNHDGPIAASLAWTEPSQPSQVWLEPAEEL; from the exons ATGGCCTCCAGCTGCCAGATGGGCAGCATCAACGGCCTGGAGCTGCTGGACCTGCTCTTTGACCGCCAGGACGGGATCCTCCGGAACGTGGAGTTCGGGGGCCGCTCGGccggctggcctgggccagagcagagc CTGCCCGGTGCCCAGGAGAACGAGGATTTCCTCAGCTCCATCCTGGGCTCGGGGGACTCCTGCTCCGACTCCCCGACCTGGTCCCCTGCAGCCAGTGACAGCGGCATCTCCGAGGACCCGAACTCAGACCAGCTCGACAGCCCCCAGCACTACGTGCCCACAGGCAGCCCGGAGGGCTACTCGGATGCGGGGCCCGGAGAGCCGGCGTACCCCTACCGGGAGTCCTCCCGGGCCCAGCCTGCTCCCAGCCTGCCTGGGGCTGACGTGCGGGACGCTGAAGTCTCCATAGACCTTG ACATGTGGAATCCTGGGTTTTTCTTGGAGAAGAGTCACGACCTGCCTGCTCCCGCTCAGATCGCAGCTTCCTGCACCCTGACGGTGAAGGACCTGCTGCTGTCCAGCAGCTGTGAGATG cagcagcagctgatgaCCCCAGCGCTGCTGAGACAAGGTCCCGGGCACTGCCAGGAGCTGGCGCTGACGGAGGACGAGAAGAAGCTGCTGGCCAAGGAGGGGGTCACGCTGCCCACCCAGCTGCCCCTCACCAAG TATGAGGAGCGGGTGCTGAAGAAGATCCGGAGGAAGATCCGCAATAAGCAGTCGGCTCAGGAAAGCCggaagaagaagaaggagtaTATCGATGGGCTGGAAAGCCG GATGTCGGCCTGCACGGCGCAGAACCAGGAACTGCAAAGGAAGTTGCTGCACCTGGAGAAGCAGAACTC GTCCCTTCTGGAGCAGCTGAGGAAACTCCAGACCCTCGTGGTGCAGTCGACTAACAAAGCCGCCCAGACGGGGACCTGCATCGCG gtgctgctgctctccttcgCCCTGATCGTCTTCCCCTCCATCAGCCCCTTCGCCCCCAGTAAAGCGGAGCCGGAAGGTGACTTTGGGCCGGTGAGAG TGTTTTCCAGGTCTCTCCATAACGATGCCTCCTCCCGGGTGGTCTACGCACTGATGAAGGATGGCGCCGAGAGCCCCAAGGAGCCGGAGAAGCCCGTGTGGACGGAGTACGCCGGCGAGGCCCAGAGCGAGCCCCAGGGAGTCCTCCGCAAATTCCTCAGCAGCCACGTGCCCGCCAGGCCCCGGGCAGAGGCTCCGCCAGCCAACGGGACGGGGGCCCTGCCGCAGGACGGACACTCAGACTTGGAGGCGCTCAATCACGATGGCCCCATCGCGGCCTCGCTGGCCTGGACAgagcccagccagcccagccAGGTGTGGCTGGAGCCAGCTGAGGAGCTGTGA